The Serratia rhizosphaerae genome has a segment encoding these proteins:
- the minE gene encoding cell division topological specificity factor MinE, which translates to MALLDFFLSRKKSTATVAKERLQIIVAERRRGDSEPPYLPDMKRDILAVICKYIQIDPDMLHLQFEQKGDDISVLELNVTLPESEEAAK; encoded by the coding sequence ATGGCTTTGTTAGACTTCTTTCTGTCCCGCAAAAAAAGTACAGCCACTGTAGCCAAGGAGCGGCTGCAAATTATCGTCGCGGAGCGTCGCCGGGGGGACAGTGAACCCCCGTATCTGCCCGATATGAAGCGTGACATCCTGGCGGTCATCTGTAAGTACATTCAGATTGACCCTGATATGCTGCACCTTCAGTTTGAGCAGAAAGGAGACGATATTTCGGTACTGGAACTCAACGTCACGTTACCGGAGTCAGAAGAAGCCGCTAAATGA
- the minD gene encoding septum site-determining protein MinD, which yields MARIIVVTSGKGGVGKTTSSAAIATGLAKQGKKTVVIDFDIGLRNLDLIMGCERRVVYDFVNVIQGDATLNQALIKDKRTENLYILPASQTRDKDALTREGVEKVLNELGEMDFDFVVCDSPAGIETGALMALYFADEAIITTNPEVSSVRDSDRILGILSSKSRRAEQGKDPIKEHLLLTRYNPGRVSRGDMLSMEDVLEILRIPLVGVIPEDQSVLRASNQGEPVILDLESDAGKAYDDTVNRLLGEERPFRFIEEEKKGFLKRLFGG from the coding sequence ATGGCACGCATTATTGTTGTTACATCGGGTAAAGGGGGGGTTGGTAAGACCACCTCAAGCGCAGCCATCGCGACCGGTCTGGCCAAACAAGGCAAGAAAACCGTCGTTATCGACTTCGATATCGGTCTGCGTAACCTTGACTTGATTATGGGCTGTGAGCGTCGCGTGGTTTATGACTTCGTTAACGTAATTCAGGGTGACGCCACGCTGAATCAGGCGTTAATCAAAGACAAACGCACCGAAAACCTCTACATTCTGCCCGCATCTCAAACGCGCGACAAAGACGCGCTGACCCGCGAAGGCGTTGAGAAAGTGCTCAACGAACTTGGCGAGATGGACTTTGACTTCGTGGTGTGCGACTCACCGGCCGGTATTGAAACCGGCGCGCTGATGGCGCTGTACTTCGCGGATGAAGCCATCATTACCACCAACCCGGAAGTGTCTTCAGTACGCGACTCCGACCGCATTCTCGGCATCCTGTCCTCCAAATCGCGCCGCGCCGAACAAGGCAAGGATCCGATCAAGGAGCACCTGCTGCTGACCCGTTACAACCCGGGCCGCGTCAGCCGCGGCGACATGCTGAGCATGGAAGACGTACTGGAAATTCTGCGCATTCCTCTGGTCGGGGTTATTCCGGAAGACCAGTCCGTACTGCGCGCATCCAACCAGGGTGAGCCTGTGATTCTGGATCTCGAGTCCGATGCCGGCAAGGCATACGACGATACCGTTAACCGCTTGTTAGGAGAAGAACGCCCCTTCCGCTTCATTGAAGAAGAGAAGAAGGGCTTCCTGAAACGCCTTTTTGGGGGATAA
- the minC gene encoding septum site-determining protein MinC, which translates to MSQSPIELKGSSFTLSVVHLHNSEPEVIREALQEKVDQAPAFLKNAPVVINIAALNGDANWKELQQAVAAAGLRVVGISGCKDERQKRAVARAGLPLLSEGKGHKVAAAEAPTPAPEPAADNAPAKTRVISTPVRSGQQIYARNCDLIVTSSVSAGAEVIADGNIHIYGMMRGRALAGASGDASCQIFCTHLAAELVSIAGQYWLSDQIPSDSFGQAVRLSLLDNALTIQPLN; encoded by the coding sequence ATGTCACAATCGCCAATTGAGCTAAAAGGCAGCAGTTTTACCCTATCGGTTGTTCATTTGCATAATTCGGAACCCGAGGTAATTCGTGAAGCGTTGCAAGAAAAAGTGGATCAAGCTCCCGCTTTTTTGAAAAACGCCCCTGTTGTTATCAACATTGCAGCGCTTAACGGCGACGCAAACTGGAAAGAACTCCAACAGGCGGTCGCAGCGGCAGGTCTGCGGGTGGTTGGCATCAGCGGTTGCAAAGATGAGCGGCAAAAACGGGCGGTTGCCCGTGCCGGTCTGCCGTTGCTTAGCGAAGGAAAAGGCCACAAAGTGGCCGCTGCCGAAGCGCCGACTCCGGCCCCCGAGCCGGCCGCCGACAACGCGCCCGCCAAAACACGCGTCATCAGCACGCCTGTCCGTTCCGGCCAACAGATTTATGCCCGTAACTGCGATTTAATCGTAACCAGCAGCGTCAGCGCCGGTGCAGAAGTGATTGCCGACGGCAATATTCACATCTACGGCATGATGCGCGGTCGTGCGCTGGCTGGCGCATCCGGCGATGCCTCATGTCAGATTTTTTGCACGCACCTGGCCGCTGAGCTAGTCTCTATCGCAGGGCAGTACTGGTTGAGCGACCAGATCCCGTCCGATTCGTTCGGGCAGGCAGTACGACTCAGCCTGTTGGATAACGCTTTAACCATACAACCTTTAAATTGA
- a CDS encoding YcgL domain-containing protein yields the protein MLCVIYRSSKRDQTYLYVEKKDDFSCVPEELLKSFGVPQFAMTLNLDGRERLANANIDKVREALKEEGFYLQVPPPVESLLSQHLSGGK from the coding sequence ATGCTTTGTGTGATCTATAGAAGTTCAAAACGCGATCAAACTTATCTTTATGTCGAAAAAAAAGACGACTTCTCGTGCGTGCCGGAGGAGTTGCTGAAAAGTTTTGGCGTGCCGCAGTTCGCCATGACGCTTAATCTTGACGGCCGGGAAAGATTAGCCAATGCGAATATTGATAAGGTAAGAGAAGCCCTGAAAGAAGAGGGGTTTTATCTGCAGGTGCCGCCGCCGGTAGAAAGTTTATTGAGCCAGCATTTGAGCGGCGGAAAATAA
- a CDS encoding lytic murein transglycosylase — translation MRLSTTALTLTALILADCASHKNLAIAAPPAAPPAANTLAATGRDPTQFPAYVEQLKGQALAQGLSQQTVDSAFANIHFVDRVIQSDRNQLEKKITLDVYLQRVLSASKTRQGRAMMRKYQPQLARATARYGVPERYIVALWAMESHFGKIQGKEDVVSALATLAFEGRREAFFRKQLVAALQIIEQGHVTAGQLKGSWAGAMGQSQFMPSSFLTYGADGDGDGRIDIWNNVDDVFASTANYLSTEGWQAGSSWGREVKLPAGFSAADLGLKTRGRTVNQWAAMGVTQPDGAALPDATLRSWVITPDDAQGRAFLVYDNFRTIMHWNRSYYFAISVGMMADAVGQ, via the coding sequence ATGAGATTGTCGACCACGGCTTTGACGCTGACGGCTTTGATACTGGCCGACTGTGCCAGTCACAAGAATTTGGCGATAGCGGCGCCTCCCGCCGCACCGCCGGCCGCCAATACGCTGGCCGCTACCGGTCGCGACCCAACCCAGTTTCCCGCTTACGTTGAACAGCTTAAAGGTCAGGCACTCGCGCAGGGGCTTAGCCAGCAAACGGTCGACAGCGCCTTTGCCAATATCCATTTTGTCGACCGGGTGATCCAATCCGATCGCAATCAGTTGGAAAAGAAGATTACCCTGGACGTTTATCTGCAGCGCGTATTGTCAGCCAGTAAAACGCGGCAGGGACGCGCGATGATGCGTAAATATCAGCCGCAGCTGGCGCGTGCGACGGCGCGTTACGGTGTGCCGGAGCGCTATATCGTGGCGCTGTGGGCGATGGAAAGCCATTTCGGCAAGATTCAGGGTAAGGAAGACGTGGTTTCCGCGCTGGCGACGCTGGCGTTTGAAGGGCGGCGAGAGGCGTTCTTCCGCAAGCAGCTGGTGGCGGCGTTGCAGATTATTGAGCAGGGACACGTGACGGCCGGACAGTTGAAAGGTTCGTGGGCGGGTGCGATGGGGCAAAGCCAGTTTATGCCCAGCTCATTCTTGACCTATGGCGCTGACGGCGATGGCGATGGACGCATTGATATCTGGAACAATGTCGATGATGTTTTTGCCTCGACGGCCAATTACCTGTCGACCGAAGGCTGGCAGGCGGGCAGCAGCTGGGGACGCGAAGTGAAGCTGCCGGCAGGCTTCAGCGCCGCCGATCTGGGGCTGAAAACCCGCGGGCGCACGGTTAATCAGTGGGCGGCAATGGGCGTCACGCAGCCTGACGGCGCCGCACTGCCGGATGCTACGCTGCGCAGCTGGGTCATTACGCCGGACGATGCGCAGGGGAGAGCGTTCCTGGTGTATGATAATTTCCGTACCATCATGCACTGGAACCGTTCATATTATTTTGCCATCAGCGTGGGTATGATGGCGGATGCCGTTGGCCAATAA
- a CDS encoding fumarylacetoacetate hydrolase family protein, with protein MYQHRDWLGALLDFPVSKVVCVGSNYADHIKEMGSAKSAEPVLFIKPETALCDIRQPVAIPKDLGAVHHEVELAVLIGTPLKQANEDRVARAIAGYGVALDLTLRDLQAGFKQAGQPWEKAKGFDGSCPLSGFIPVSEFGDAQNAELTLNVNGEIRQQGNTRDMITPILPLIAYMSRFFTLRAGDIILTGTPQGVGPMASGDMLTISLNDKTLTTRVI; from the coding sequence ATGTATCAACATCGAGACTGGCTGGGGGCATTGCTGGATTTTCCGGTAAGCAAAGTGGTGTGTGTCGGCAGTAATTACGCCGATCATATCAAGGAGATGGGCAGCGCCAAATCCGCTGAGCCGGTGCTGTTTATCAAACCTGAAACCGCATTGTGCGATATCCGCCAGCCGGTGGCGATCCCGAAGGATCTTGGCGCGGTACACCACGAGGTTGAGCTGGCGGTGCTGATTGGCACGCCGTTGAAGCAGGCCAATGAAGATCGCGTGGCGCGGGCGATCGCCGGCTACGGCGTGGCGCTGGATCTGACGCTGCGTGATTTGCAGGCGGGGTTCAAGCAGGCCGGTCAGCCGTGGGAAAAGGCCAAAGGTTTCGATGGTTCTTGCCCTCTCTCCGGCTTTATTCCGGTCTCCGAGTTTGGCGACGCGCAAAATGCTGAACTGACGCTGAACGTTAACGGCGAGATCCGCCAGCAGGGCAATACGCGCGATATGATCACGCCGATCCTGCCGTTGATCGCCTATATGAGCCGTTTCTTCACGCTGCGCGCCGGCGATATCATTCTCACCGGTACGCCGCAGGGCGTCGGGCCGATGGCCTCCGGCGATATGCTGACAATCTCCCTGAACGACAAGACGCTGACCACGCGCGTGATCTGA
- a CDS encoding YcgN family cysteine cluster protein, with protein sequence MSQRPFWQSKTLAEMSEEEWESLCDGCGQCCLNKLIDEDTDEIYFTNVACNQLNIKSCQCRNYERRFELEEDCIKLTRENLVTFDWLPPTCAYRLIGEGKPLYPWHPLLSGSKAAMHGERITVRHIAVRESEVVDWQDHILNKPDWAR encoded by the coding sequence ATGTCACAACGTCCTTTTTGGCAGAGCAAAACGCTGGCAGAAATGTCAGAAGAAGAGTGGGAATCGCTGTGCGACGGTTGTGGACAGTGCTGTCTGAATAAACTGATCGACGAAGATACCGACGAAATCTACTTTACCAACGTTGCCTGCAACCAGCTGAATATTAAATCCTGCCAGTGCCGTAATTATGAGCGGCGTTTCGAACTGGAAGAAGACTGTATCAAACTGACGCGGGAAAACCTGGTGACTTTCGACTGGCTGCCGCCTACCTGCGCCTATCGTCTGATCGGCGAAGGCAAGCCGTTGTACCCCTGGCATCCGCTGCTCAGCGGCTCAAAGGCGGCAATGCACGGTGAACGTATTACCGTACGCCATATTGCCGTGCGCGAGAGTGAGGTGGTGGATTGGCAGGACCATATCCTCAATAAACCGGACTGGGCGCGCTGA
- a CDS encoding acyltransferase family protein, whose protein sequence is MEFTQLTLAITISIIISALLTAACLQSMKLIPDIKYPVNEYRSISGARGLAAFFVYVNHAPSMLTNMGYTVPGVSQWGWIYANLGSFGVQIFFCITGFLFFDRIIKCDGKLDWNRFYESRIRRIAPLFYFVCIIYLVIVFVSNMSLHIDKHDMLTISGLITFGFIDSSMTIGGFKLYPLNSVIWTLIHEWRFYFVLPLIAYTYCNKKYGMPLLVVAVAIAVVDFKNSAVVCWPYFLTGIVVAILANRKYNLSKTVKYLMAALALACFVVTSGIMVDNGYHWSRFILSSVFFACIVLANPFYMHFKPMRYLGEISYSVYLLHLPVLYLSIKAIGTFVDISNLSQNEYWLIMVMIAPVVVLVSSLSFRFIEYRYMKKK, encoded by the coding sequence ATGGAATTTACACAACTCACACTAGCAATAACGATATCAATCATAATTTCCGCGCTGCTTACGGCAGCTTGCTTGCAGTCAATGAAGCTCATACCCGACATTAAGTACCCAGTCAATGAGTACAGGTCTATCAGTGGTGCGCGCGGACTTGCTGCATTTTTCGTCTACGTTAACCATGCTCCATCCATGTTAACCAACATGGGGTATACCGTACCTGGCGTGTCCCAGTGGGGTTGGATATACGCAAATCTTGGCTCTTTCGGCGTTCAAATATTTTTCTGCATAACAGGGTTCTTGTTTTTTGATCGGATAATTAAATGCGATGGAAAGCTTGACTGGAATCGATTCTACGAGTCTAGGATTAGGCGCATAGCCCCGCTATTCTATTTTGTCTGCATAATATACTTAGTGATAGTTTTTGTATCCAATATGTCATTGCATATTGACAAGCATGACATGTTGACAATTTCAGGCCTGATAACATTTGGCTTTATTGATAGCAGCATGACTATTGGTGGATTTAAATTATACCCACTAAACTCCGTTATATGGACACTGATCCACGAATGGCGTTTTTATTTTGTTCTGCCATTGATCGCCTATACTTACTGCAATAAAAAATATGGAATGCCTTTGCTGGTTGTGGCGGTGGCGATTGCTGTCGTTGACTTCAAAAACTCTGCTGTGGTTTGCTGGCCATACTTTCTAACAGGGATCGTTGTTGCCATACTAGCAAATAGAAAGTATAACTTAAGCAAAACAGTAAAGTATTTGATGGCAGCATTGGCTCTCGCTTGTTTCGTTGTTACATCAGGGATAATGGTTGATAATGGATATCACTGGTCACGCTTCATTCTCTCTTCGGTGTTCTTTGCCTGTATCGTTCTAGCAAACCCTTTCTATATGCACTTCAAGCCAATGAGATATCTTGGCGAGATTAGTTATAGCGTGTACCTTCTCCACTTGCCAGTCCTTTACTTATCAATAAAGGCTATCGGTACATTTGTCGACATATCAAATCTTAGCCAAAATGAATATTGGCTGATCATGGTGATGATCGCTCCTGTTGTGGTACTTGTCAGTAGCCTAAGTTTTAGATTTATAGAATACAGATACATGAAGAAAAAGTAA
- a CDS encoding radical SAM/SPASM domain-containing protein has product MPEEVFKKAIDDLSAINYKGRISPHFFGEPLLDQRLPELMAYARKKLPNAEIIIHTNGLLLDKELYDKCMQAGVSGFLVTKHTKNLPKKLTSMVDSHYVKHGEIKIRSLDGLTLFNRGGTVKPKKERKMKHCHYVSDEISITYTGEVVCTNDYHITHSFGNVKEQSLLDIWHSDDFRRLRKEVRQGKFTLPMCRKCALNEA; this is encoded by the coding sequence ATGCCTGAGGAAGTCTTCAAAAAGGCCATTGATGACCTGTCAGCAATAAATTATAAGGGCCGGATTTCCCCTCACTTCTTTGGCGAACCATTGCTGGACCAACGACTGCCTGAGCTGATGGCCTATGCCAGAAAAAAGCTGCCTAACGCCGAAATTATTATCCACACCAACGGATTATTGTTGGATAAAGAACTGTACGACAAATGCATGCAGGCCGGCGTCAGCGGTTTCCTGGTGACCAAACACACAAAGAATCTGCCTAAGAAACTAACCAGCATGGTAGATAGCCACTATGTCAAACACGGGGAAATCAAGATCCGATCGCTCGACGGGTTGACGTTATTTAACCGAGGCGGCACGGTTAAACCGAAAAAAGAGCGGAAAATGAAGCATTGCCATTACGTCTCGGATGAAATTTCCATTACCTATACCGGCGAAGTGGTTTGCACCAACGATTACCACATCACCCACAGCTTTGGTAATGTGAAAGAGCAGAGCCTGTTGGACATCTGGCACAGTGATGATTTTCGCCGGCTGCGCAAAGAAGTGCGCCAAGGAAAATTCACACTGCCAATGTGTAGAAAATGCGCGCTGAATGAGGCCTAG